TGAGGGATCCACGCCTTTGACGATAGAATGTTTAAATATCCGTCAAAGACCTACTTGTTTAACAATTTAATGTCAAACAAAGCTTTTTGTGCCTCAGCCGTAGGCATGAACATGCCGACAGCAGAGGACATTCTGAACAGGGAAGTGGCAAGGGTCAACCTCCACCTCCCGGCATTCAGGCCAACCCTCTCCCGGCTTCTGGCGGAGGAAGAGCCAAGGGTTAAGCTCCGCGACGGGAGCTACCACTACTTCAAACGCTCCGAGCTGGAGTATCTGGCGAGCCTCCTTGAAGAGGAGGAAACCGAACGCCTGAAGGTCCCGATAGTCCTGGAGATAAGCACGGTTTACAGGGGCTATTTCAGGGTCAGGGGAGCAGTTGAGGTCAAGGTCATCGACAAAATCCTCGGAACCTACGACATC
The sequence above is drawn from the Thermococcus pacificus genome and encodes:
- a CDS encoding DUF61 family protein, which translates into the protein MPTAEDILNREVARVNLHLPAFRPTLSRLLAEEEPRVKLRDGSYHYFKRSELEYLASLLEEEETERLKVPIVLEISTVYRGYFRVRGAVEVKVIDKILGTYDILEEKSEELYPRYLLPKIRRALPTTTTYAFIAE